Proteins co-encoded in one Alcanivorax sp. genomic window:
- a CDS encoding DEAD/DEAH box helicase — MSSTLYAPGARVVIRDCEWIVRRADPSDDGGYILTVDGLSELVNGKSARFLSRLEEEAEAIQVLDPAETRFEQDMSPGFEKSRLFIEAQLRQITPADQRIHLGHKAAMDPVPYQLDPALQALNQPRQRILIADAVGLGKTLEAGILMTELMRRGRGKRILVLTLKSMMTQFQKEMWNRFTIPLTRLDSQGLQRVRNNIPGNHNPFYYYDKSIISIDTLKQDNEYRRHLEQAYWDIIVIDECHNVAERGSSSQRARLAQLLAGRSDTLIMLSATPHDGKAKSFASLMNMLDPTAISDPDDYAREDFSDKGLVIRRFKKDIRDQVQQEFKERVVKDIHMNASPEEEAAYQALLDVPFTYRGEHSQTKNGQLVRIGLQKAIFSSPAAADISVQQRIAKLQKKALVSEDEQHEIQSLKSLLLALRNVTPAAFSKYQSLVKLLKSKDYGWKKTDSEDRLVIFSERIETLKWLNDQLAGDMKLKADSVQILHGGMSDVEQQSIVEEFGKPESKLRVLLCSDVASEGINLHYLSHRLVHFDLPWSLMVFQQRNGRVDRYGQEQIPIITYLINQSDNPTVKGDLRILEILKEKDEQAYKNIGDPATFMKVHDSEQEERLTEEAMAEGMNADDFDQHYQPEDSNEGDDLLSLFLNPEASQPKTPEQAEQHTVEDFSLFPNDYEFARQALEAINRERNQVSVSVNNERQTLTLTPPDDLDYRFRFLPPEISPDNGTLVLTADKPRFEQEIRRSRQDENAWPKLHYLWPQHPAIQWLQDKLLAQVARHSAPVLALPDTEAVKQQLQPEESVFLVSGLIPNRKAHPVIWEWFAIRCQGGAVTEVLPARDWLQALQLDSKLPNRAQPVNLDALQALRQPVIQAARSEMQQRQQVFTDHTQPQLDEKLAELAALKDRQLTQLELQLQGSQQAEHFKAARREERTSRIDRIFNDYQTWVSDTLTIEPVPYIQIIAAFTRAHG; from the coding sequence ATGAGCAGTACCCTCTACGCCCCCGGCGCTCGCGTCGTCATTCGCGATTGCGAGTGGATCGTTCGCCGCGCGGATCCCAGCGACGATGGCGGCTATATCCTCACCGTGGATGGCCTGTCCGAGCTGGTTAACGGCAAGAGTGCGCGTTTTCTCAGCCGGCTGGAGGAAGAAGCCGAGGCGATTCAGGTGCTGGACCCGGCGGAAACCCGTTTCGAGCAGGACATGAGCCCCGGCTTTGAAAAAAGCCGCCTGTTCATCGAGGCCCAGCTGCGTCAGATCACCCCGGCGGATCAGCGCATCCATTTGGGCCACAAGGCCGCCATGGACCCGGTGCCCTATCAGCTTGATCCCGCCCTCCAGGCACTGAACCAGCCCCGTCAGCGTATCCTCATTGCCGATGCCGTGGGTCTGGGGAAAACCCTGGAAGCCGGCATCCTGATGACCGAACTCATGCGCCGTGGCCGGGGCAAGCGCATCCTCGTGCTCACCCTCAAAAGCATGATGACCCAGTTCCAGAAGGAAATGTGGAACCGCTTTACCATCCCGCTCACCCGCCTCGACTCCCAGGGCCTGCAGCGGGTGCGCAACAACATCCCGGGTAACCACAACCCCTTCTATTATTACGACAAGTCGATCATCTCCATCGACACCCTCAAGCAGGACAACGAATACCGCCGCCACCTGGAGCAGGCCTACTGGGACATCATCGTCATCGACGAATGCCACAACGTGGCAGAGCGGGGCAGCAGCTCCCAGCGCGCCAGGTTGGCGCAGTTGCTGGCGGGCCGCTCGGATACCCTCATCATGCTCTCGGCCACCCCCCATGACGGCAAGGCAAAATCCTTCGCCAGCCTGATGAACATGCTCGATCCCACCGCCATCAGCGATCCGGACGACTACGCCCGCGAAGACTTCAGCGACAAGGGGCTGGTGATTCGCCGCTTCAAGAAAGACATCCGCGATCAGGTGCAGCAGGAATTCAAGGAGCGTGTGGTCAAGGACATCCACATGAACGCCTCCCCGGAAGAGGAAGCCGCCTACCAGGCCCTGCTGGATGTGCCCTTTACCTACCGGGGCGAACACAGCCAGACCAAGAACGGCCAGCTGGTCCGCATCGGCCTGCAGAAAGCCATCTTCAGCTCCCCGGCAGCGGCGGACATTTCCGTGCAGCAGCGCATCGCCAAACTGCAGAAAAAAGCCCTGGTCAGCGAAGACGAACAGCACGAAATCCAAAGTCTGAAATCCCTGCTGCTGGCCCTGCGCAATGTCACCCCGGCAGCCTTCAGCAAATACCAGTCCCTGGTCAAGCTGCTGAAGAGCAAAGACTACGGCTGGAAGAAAACCGACAGCGAAGATCGCCTGGTCATCTTCAGTGAGCGCATCGAAACCCTCAAATGGCTAAACGACCAGCTGGCCGGTGACATGAAACTCAAGGCGGATTCGGTGCAGATCCTCCACGGCGGCATGAGCGACGTGGAGCAGCAGAGCATCGTGGAAGAATTCGGCAAACCCGAATCGAAACTGCGCGTGCTGCTCTGTTCCGATGTGGCCTCCGAAGGTATCAACCTGCACTACCTGTCCCACCGCCTGGTCCACTTCGACCTGCCCTGGTCCCTCATGGTGTTCCAGCAGCGTAACGGCCGGGTAGACCGCTATGGTCAGGAACAGATCCCGATCATCACCTACCTGATCAACCAGAGCGACAACCCCACCGTCAAAGGGGATCTGCGTATTCTGGAAATCCTCAAGGAAAAGGACGAACAGGCCTACAAGAACATCGGCGACCCGGCTACCTTCATGAAGGTCCACGACAGTGAGCAGGAAGAAAGGCTCACCGAAGAGGCCATGGCCGAAGGCATGAACGCGGACGACTTCGATCAGCACTACCAGCCGGAAGACAGCAACGAAGGGGATGATCTGCTGTCCCTGTTCCTCAACCCGGAAGCCAGCCAGCCGAAAACCCCGGAGCAGGCAGAGCAGCACACCGTCGAAGACTTCAGCCTCTTCCCCAACGATTACGAATTCGCCCGTCAGGCCCTGGAAGCCATCAACCGCGAGCGCAACCAGGTCAGCGTCAGCGTCAATAACGAACGCCAGACGCTCACCCTCACGCCCCCGGATGATCTCGACTACCGCTTCCGCTTCCTGCCCCCGGAAATCAGCCCGGACAACGGCACCCTGGTACTCACCGCCGACAAGCCCCGTTTCGAGCAGGAAATCCGCCGCAGCCGCCAGGACGAAAATGCCTGGCCCAAGCTCCACTACCTGTGGCCCCAGCACCCGGCCATCCAGTGGCTGCAGGACAAACTGCTCGCCCAGGTGGCGCGCCACAGCGCCCCGGTGCTGGCCCTGCCCGATACCGAAGCCGTCAAACAGCAGCTCCAGCCGGAGGAAAGCGTCTTCCTGGTCAGTGGCCTGATCCCCAACCGCAAGGCCCACCCGGTCATCTGGGAATGGTTCGCCATTCGCTGCCAGGGGGGCGCAGTCACCGAAGTGCTGCCCGCCCGTGACTGGCTGCAGGCCCTGCAACTGGACAGCAAACTGCCCAACCGCGCCCAGCCGGTAAACCTCGATGCACTGCAAGCCCTGCGTCAGCCGGTCATTCAGGCCGCCCGCAGCGAAATGCAGCAACGCCAGCAGGTCTTTACCGACCACACTCAGCCACAACTGGATGAAAAACTGGCTGAACTGGCCGCCCTCAAGGATCGCCAGCTCACCCAGCTGGAGCTACAACTGCAGGGCTCCCAGCAGGCAGAGCACTTCAAGGCCGCCAGAAGGGAAGAGCGTACCAGCCGCATTGATCGCATCTTCAATGATTACCAGACCTGGGTCAGCGACACCCTCACCATCGAGCCGGTGCCCTACATCCAGATCATTGCCGCCTTCACCCGCGCCCACGGCTAA